From Rutidosis leptorrhynchoides isolate AG116_Rl617_1_P2 chromosome 3, CSIRO_AGI_Rlap_v1, whole genome shotgun sequence, a single genomic window includes:
- the LOC139896605 gene encoding protein PIN-LIKES 3-like isoform X1 — MGFVDLFSAASMPVLKVLIVTALGSFLALDSVDILGQSTRKQVNSLVFYVFSPSLVGSNLARTITLKSIISMWFMPVNILLTFIIGSALGWLLLIITRPPQHLKGLILGACAAGNLGNLPLIILPAVCKEKGSPFGDPNVCHEYAMAYASLSMAIGAVFLWTYVYNLVRVFSDHSHNSGNDIIVSDKETGPMEDELIQSLLTSSSKAVNMKAKLKVMVDKLKQHFGSFSRRLNLKAVFAPSTIGAIVGFNIGIISPLRRLLIGTTAPLRVIEDSIYLVGDAGIPTVTLIIGGNLLRGLRGSGISLPLVLGIVAVRLIILPFFGVLVVKGALYFRLVDADPLYLFVLLLQFALPPAMNIGTMTQLFGAGESECSVIMLWAYGLASISLTLWSMFFMWLVASFI, encoded by the exons ATGGGGTTCGTAGATCTGTTTTCAGCTGCTTCTATGCCCGTTCTCAAAGTACTCATTGTTACTGCGCTAGGCTCATTTCTCGCATTGGATTCTGTTGATATCTTGGGACAAAGTACAAGGAAGCAAGTCAACAGT CTTGTGTTTTACGTGTTCAGTCCATCACTTGTTGGCAGCAATCTTGCTAGAACAATCACTCTCAAAAGCATCATATCTAT GTGGTTCATGCCTGTCAATATTCTGCTGACTTTCATAATCGGCTCTGCACTCGGATGGCTACTTTTGATCATCACTAGACCGCCTCAACATCTAAAGGGCCTTATACTAGGTGCCTGTGCAGCGG GAAACCTAGGAAACTTGCCTTTGATTATACTACCAGCTGTCTGCAAAGAAAAAGGCAGTCCCTTTGGTGATCCTAATGTTTGTCATGAGTATGCAATGGCGTACGCTTCACTATCAATGGCA ATTGGAGCTGTATTCCTATGGACTTATGTTTACAACCTAGTACGAGTTTTCTCGGATCATTCCCATAATTCTGGCAACGACATTATCGTGTCTGACAAAGAAACAGGACCAATGGAAGATGAGCTGATACAGAGTTTGCTTACATCATCTTCAAAAGCTGTTAACATGAAGGCCAAACTGAAG GTGATGGTAGATAAGTTGAAGCAACACTTTGGGAGCTTTTCAAGACGGCTTAACTTAAAGGCGGTGTTCGCACCATCAACCATTGGAGCG ATTGTAGGTTTCAACATCGGAATAATCTCTCCATTGCGTAGGCTACTAATCGGCACCACAGCTCCACTTCGAGTAATTGAAGATTCGATATATTTAGTAGG GGATGCAGGGATCCCAACTGTGACATTAATCATAGGCGGTAATCTCTTAAGAG GTCTCAGAGGGTCTGGTATCTCATTACCGCTTGTTCTTGGAATAGTAGCGGTTCGGTTAATTATCTTGCCATTTTTTGGCGTTTTAGTTGTCAAAGGAGCGCTATATTTTCGCTTAGTTGATGCAGATCCTCTTTATCTTTTTGTTCTTTTACTACAATTTGCGCTTCCACCGGCCATGAACATAG GTACAATGACACAGTTGTTTGGAGCTGGTGAGAGTGAATGTTCAGTGATTATGCTGTGGGCTTATGGTTTGGCATCAATCTCACTAACCCTTTGGT
- the LOC139896604 gene encoding serine/threonine-protein phosphatase 7 codes for MQSQPLDSTESESIAPESALTDVAAGEPPPPSPSSSSDMSSDESQNQPQIPISWPEGGVLTLDWVKTLMDTFNWSSSNLPPSMLPTVLPVQVFDALVLSASKILHKEANCVKIEPDQVEGSSVVVVGDVHGQLHDVLFLLKETKFPCENRLYVFNGDYVDRGAWGLETFLVLLAWKVYMPHRVFLLRGNHESKYCTSEYGFEKEVYAKYGDKRDGKHVYRKCLGCFEGLPLASIIAGRVYTAHGGIFRNIPATPKRVKGKKSRKVILNPEPVPLSLGSMEELLKARRSVLDPPWEGENLIPGDVLWSDPSMKPGLSPNKDRGIGLLWGPDCTEDFLKKFGLKLIIRSHEGPDARKKRSNMGGMDVGYTIDHVVPSGKLITIFSAPDYPQFQATEERFNNLGAYIVLEYPNFSTPNFHSFKAVTPRPKVNPYYDYEDVIDSDEELDLTMMVEKFPE; via the exons ATGCAATCGCAACCTTTGGATTCTACTGAATCTGAATCAATAGCACCGGAATCCGCCTTAACTGACGTCGCCGCCGGCGAACCACCGCCGCCATCGCCATCATCCTCCTCCGACATGTCTTCTGATGAATCACAAAATCAACCACAGATCCCAATTTCATGGCCAGAGGGTGGTGTATTGACTCTTGATTGGGTTAAAACCCTAATGGATACATTCAATTGGTCATCATCGAACCTCCCACCGTCAATGCTTCCGACGGTGTTGCCGGTGCAAGTTTTCGATGCACTTGTTTTATCTGCATCAAAGATTTTACATAAGGAAGCTAATTGTGTGAAAATTGAACCCGATCAAGTGGAGGGATCTAGCGTTGTGGTTGTTGGTGATGTGCACGGCCAGTTGCATGATGTGTTGTTCTTGTTGAAAGAAACAAAATTCCCTTGTGAAAATAGGTTATATGTTTTTAATGGCGATTATGTTGATAGGGGTGCTTGGGGCCTTGAAACCTTTCTTGTTTTACTAGCTTGGAAA GTATATATGCCGCATAGAGTTTTTCTTTTACGTGGGAATCATGAATCGAAGTATTGTACGTCGGAATATGGATTCGAAAAAGAAGTGTATGCTAAATATGGTGATAAAAGGGATGGAAAGCATGTGTATCGCAAGTGTCTCGGATGTTTTGAAGGACTTCCTCTTGCTTCCATTATAGCGGGCCGTGTTTATACCGCACACGGAGGGATTTTTCGTAACATACCCGCTACTCCAAAACGAGTTAAAGGGAAAAAGAGCCGTAAAGTTATACTGAATCCAGAGCCGGTTCCTTTATCTCTTGGTTCTATGGAGGAATTATTAAAAGCTAGACGCTCTGTACTTGATCCTCCATGGGAAGGTGAAAATCTAATTCCCGGGGATGTTTTGTGGTCTGACCCGTCGATGAAACCCGGTCTTTCTCCAAACAAAGATAGAGGTATCGGCCTTTTGTGGGGTCCGGACTGCACCGAAGATTTCTTAAAAAAATTCGGTCTCAAG TTAATTATTAGATCTCACGAAGGTCCTGATGCAAGGAAAAAACGGTCTAATATGGGAGGAATGGATGTAGGGTACACTATAGATCATGTCGTACCATCCGGGAAACTCATCACCATCTTTAGTGCTCCAGACTATCCACAGTTTCAG GCAACGGAAGAGCGTTTTAATAATTTAGGAGCATACATTGTCCTCGAATATCCTAATTTTAGTACCCCCAACTTTCATAGTTTTAAAGCAGTCACTCCAAGACCCAAG GTTAACCCCTACTATGACTATGAAGATGTGATTGATTCCGATGAAGAGCTAGATCTAACGATGATGGTGGAAAAGTTTCCTGAATGA
- the LOC139896605 gene encoding protein PIN-LIKES 3-like isoform X2, with product MGFVDLFSAASMPVLKVLIVTALGSFLALDSVDILGQSTRKQVNSLVFYVFSPSLVGSNLARTITLKSIISMWFMPVNILLTFIIGSALGWLLLIITRPPQHLKGLILGNLGNLPLIILPAVCKEKGSPFGDPNVCHEYAMAYASLSMAIGAVFLWTYVYNLVRVFSDHSHNSGNDIIVSDKETGPMEDELIQSLLTSSSKAVNMKAKLKVMVDKLKQHFGSFSRRLNLKAVFAPSTIGAIVGFNIGIISPLRRLLIGTTAPLRVIEDSIYLVGDAGIPTVTLIIGGNLLRGLRGSGISLPLVLGIVAVRLIILPFFGVLVVKGALYFRLVDADPLYLFVLLLQFALPPAMNIGTMTQLFGAGESECSVIMLWAYGLASISLTLWSMFFMWLVASFI from the exons ATGGGGTTCGTAGATCTGTTTTCAGCTGCTTCTATGCCCGTTCTCAAAGTACTCATTGTTACTGCGCTAGGCTCATTTCTCGCATTGGATTCTGTTGATATCTTGGGACAAAGTACAAGGAAGCAAGTCAACAGT CTTGTGTTTTACGTGTTCAGTCCATCACTTGTTGGCAGCAATCTTGCTAGAACAATCACTCTCAAAAGCATCATATCTAT GTGGTTCATGCCTGTCAATATTCTGCTGACTTTCATAATCGGCTCTGCACTCGGATGGCTACTTTTGATCATCACTAGACCGCCTCAACATCTAAAGGGCCTTATACTAG GAAACCTAGGAAACTTGCCTTTGATTATACTACCAGCTGTCTGCAAAGAAAAAGGCAGTCCCTTTGGTGATCCTAATGTTTGTCATGAGTATGCAATGGCGTACGCTTCACTATCAATGGCA ATTGGAGCTGTATTCCTATGGACTTATGTTTACAACCTAGTACGAGTTTTCTCGGATCATTCCCATAATTCTGGCAACGACATTATCGTGTCTGACAAAGAAACAGGACCAATGGAAGATGAGCTGATACAGAGTTTGCTTACATCATCTTCAAAAGCTGTTAACATGAAGGCCAAACTGAAG GTGATGGTAGATAAGTTGAAGCAACACTTTGGGAGCTTTTCAAGACGGCTTAACTTAAAGGCGGTGTTCGCACCATCAACCATTGGAGCG ATTGTAGGTTTCAACATCGGAATAATCTCTCCATTGCGTAGGCTACTAATCGGCACCACAGCTCCACTTCGAGTAATTGAAGATTCGATATATTTAGTAGG GGATGCAGGGATCCCAACTGTGACATTAATCATAGGCGGTAATCTCTTAAGAG GTCTCAGAGGGTCTGGTATCTCATTACCGCTTGTTCTTGGAATAGTAGCGGTTCGGTTAATTATCTTGCCATTTTTTGGCGTTTTAGTTGTCAAAGGAGCGCTATATTTTCGCTTAGTTGATGCAGATCCTCTTTATCTTTTTGTTCTTTTACTACAATTTGCGCTTCCACCGGCCATGAACATAG GTACAATGACACAGTTGTTTGGAGCTGGTGAGAGTGAATGTTCAGTGATTATGCTGTGGGCTTATGGTTTGGCATCAATCTCACTAACCCTTTGGT